The sequence tcgcaaactaaataattagttcccGACTCGAAATTATTTTCTAtccaagctagtctaattagttatgcgacaatcgtctcaaggatggaaaagtgaatataacttgagaaataggtggttcagtcttcacttacctttcgttgatgaagttctccaacaacttcagttgatcttcgccttcaaactgtagaaaacgcaaatgatgactgactcgtttctcaactacactatcctagaccgagacttaactaattgtagactataaataaaaatatagttttgacaactaaatttgacaacaagcttgatatagcaacacttttgagttcgaccgagcaatgctcgaaCAACAAGTTAGGATTTTTTCCCAAGTCTATTTAAGGGTCTTCTAGTTATTGTTCTAGACAATTGgtttgattaataaaatttattttattgAACTAGTTCAAGtttaattctgatttttgtttataGTCGGGAAACTGAGGTCTAAATAATTATCTTTGTTCataattattcctaggaataattcaAGGTCTGAACAAACTatccctttttctttcttttcaatataTCCGCTGCACTAACAACTTAACTTGTAGAATCAAGACTGATTATTTCTGCAATCATGATCTTGATTGATCTTGTTCAAGGAGTTTCGGATCTGGTATATCTTGATATTTACATCTAGACGGAAGATCCTTGACTCTAAATTAATCATATagtatttttgatatttttgttggaTCTTAGTGGTCAGCGAATAGTTTGATTCCTTGTTATTTTTAAGACGTCCTTAGGGAACTGGGTTGCATAAGTTTTTACAGAGGTGAAACAACACTTGGCAGTGGATTCTTTTAGATGATTCAAGTGCGTCGTCCAGATTGATTGTAAGCACATGGATACTGAGAAAACTGAGTAACTAGGATAGTTCAttcggtctcaattatacgaagttgtggTAGTCAATTTATGTAGCCGTTTAATTCTGAGCATGTTCAAAATTAGGCTAGGTTTCGATGTTTTTCTTCCAGACAGTTTTCCCAATTAATAAAATCTTGAATGTATGTGGTTCTACCTTACTTTCATATTATAATTAACGTAATTACAAACGTAAGTTAAAAACATCTTGGATAAATCCTTGTAATCTGTGACGTGATCGAGATCCAGAGTATATCCAAGATCAGCGTGTTAAAGTTAATATTGAGTCATTAATATTGGTAAGATTATACAAGGTGTGTCTAGTGTTTCTATCCTCATCTTTTCATTATCTTATCTAGTAGTTCGCTACCAGAGGATACTTGTTCTTCCTCCGATTACGATATTCATATTTCAAACTTCAGACAAAGCTAGTAAAGGGTAACAATCATTAATAAATTGCACAAAGGAAAATCTGATAAATTTCTCGAGTCTAAGAAGTTGTTGAAGAGATGAAAGTATGGTTTGTGGTCTCTATGAAGTATTATCAAGCACAATGATCAATTGAGACATCAACTGACAAAAACTAGAAGAtccaaattcaaaaattcaaaaattcaaatatCAAGTTGCAACTTACAGGCAAGTTTGAAGATCTTGTTGGTGAATGGTGATGTTTGAAAATTTGAgttggtttttgaaatttgaattctaTTTTGAAATAATAAAAGTTTTGGCACCAAAATTATGTCCGAAAGCATTGGAGTTGTGATTCCTTATCAGATTCAGATCACATTTTAGTTTAGTTAGTCTTCTAGGATTCTGAAAATATAAGAAGACACGTATTTGTTAAGTTTCTATCAGTTACCGATTATTTACCTATTGAAATCAGATATAATCACATGGATTTTGTTTTCTTCCATTTTGTGCAGTTGACCAGTAAACTCTCCCGTCATCACTTAGATCCCTTGAGTCCTTGACTTTTGTTTATTATGCTTCACAATTTATGTTTTCCATTTCTGTTATATCGGAAACTCTATTTTCATTAGTATCAAGATTATACAACAAGTCATTGCATACATAATGGGCTCCATTTTCCCTCAAATTACATTAAGATAAAAAGAGATCAAacaacaatgattttttttttttttgaatgtaaTAATAACGCTCTAATTCAATTGGTTTGCAAATTCAATATCTGAAAACTCTTCTAGAGAGGTTGTAGGAGCATTTCCAAATAAACTAAAACCTAAAGAAAGTTGCTCGAGCATTGAATAAATATTTCTTGTTTGTGAGTGAGATTTATCTCCAGCCACAAACTCGTGATAGCAGCAGCCAATCTCAATGGCACTAAATCCTGGTTTCTTCTTTATGCCAAGGGATTTCATTTTATTCCTAATCTTCCCAACACCATCCCACCTTTCAACAACTGCGTAAATATTAGAAAGAAGCACATAATTCCAATCAGTATCAGGATCCAAATCAACAAGGAAAGTCATCAATCTCTCCGCCAAACTAATATCTCCATGATTCCTACATGCAGCTAACAATGATCCCAAGACAACTTCATTTGGCTTCATCGGCATGGTTTCTATTACCTGCATTGCATCTTCCAATCTTCCAGCACGGCTAAGAAGGTCTACTATGCAACCAAAATGTTCAATTCTAGGTGAAATTCTGTGAACCTTTTTCATTGTTTCATATAGCTGCAACCCTTTGTCAACTAATCCTGCGTGACTACATGCAGTAAGTGCCCCCGTAAAACTAACTCCATCCGGTTCAAATCCCTCCTTTTGCATAAGAGAAAAGTGATCAAGAGCATCCTCCGCTCTCCCATTCATAGCAAATCCCACAATTAAAGCATTCCAAGAAACCCGGCTTCGCTTCTCCATTTTACTGAATTCCTGATAAGCAAAATCTATACACCCACATCTTGCATACATATCAATCAGTGAATTCCTAACTCTAACTTCGTTAGTCAAATTTCTCTGTAAAGCAAACCGGTGTATCCAGATCCCTAACCCAAGCACACCCATATTAGCACATGCAGTAAGGATAGCAATAATAGTGACATAATCTGGTTCAGTTCCAGAAATCTGCATTTCTCTGAACCACGAAAGAGCTTCCTCGAAATGACCTCTTTTAACAAACCCTCCTATCAATGCAGTCCAAGAAATCTTATCTCTATAAGGCATTTCACCAAACAACTGTATAGCATCTTCGACATCTCCATTTCTCATATACCCATCAATCATACTATTCCAAGAAACCGAATTCTTTACAGTCATTTCATCAAACACCATACGAGAGAGATCGACATGCCTACATTTTGAATACGTATCCACAATGGCAGTACCCAACATAACATTATCTTTGATCATGCCTAATTTATAAAGATAGCAATGGATTAAAGCTCCAAAGTAGAGGGTTTTGTCTGACGGAAAGTCCGCACAAGCCGATAGGAGAGTTGTAAACGTAATTTGATTCGTCTCAATACCAGCAATCCTCATTCGAGCAAATTCTGTGGCAGCTTCTGATAAATATCCGTTTCGACATCGACGAGCAATAGAGGAGGTCCATAACACAGTTGGATCAATAAGTTTATCTTTCCTAGGGAAGACGAGATTGGTCTTGTCAACTGAATTTTGATTAGGGGTTGTAAGAGGGCGATTGTGGGTTGATGATCTCTGGACAAGGTTTTTTGGCGGTCGAGTTATGCAGGAAGATAAGGCGCCAAGACTCATTTCAATTTTCAGTTACCTACACCTCAATTTTGAGCTCTACTTGATATGACCAACTGGCTTTATCCTATCTATTTGCTTATGTGTATTTTTACACTTGGCTTACACTCAAATTTGGCAGAAGTCTCTCTTCCTGTCTAAACTCCTAAAGCTACAAGTTCTGGAGGTGATGAAATTCCATACAGCTGAAAATCAATAGAAGGATGCACGTTCAGTAAACCATATGCGAAATTTTCCCTAAAAGACTTATGCGCCAATGACTTGGTAGCAATTTATTCTGAAAAATATGAAAAGTGAAGCTAGCTTAGAACTATTTGTGTATCTTGTTCTTATCTTGTTCTGGGAATGCCTATCAAGCTTGCAATCTCCCCGTGTTTCTTTGTCTGACAAGGCCAAGTGCAGAAAGTTTACAGcctaaaataaatataattagcaaCATATATGGAGCAATATTATTCAAAATTATGGCGACAGTGATATGTCTGACAGAAAATAACTTTGCATCTATATCAAATTCATTGTCCAACGTCGAATTCATGTGGCAACCTGCAAAATGGCATGTTTTAAAACCCTCTAGCGGTTTTCGGTTATGTCAAGATAACTAGAATAGTTGTAAAAACAATCTACAGTAGTTGTTACAACTTCAACTAAAGAGTTCTGCCTGTGATACCTGCTATGGAAAGAAGAAACAAATACAAAGACTTGCAAGGACTACTGAGCTTCAAATAAAACACCAGACGTAAATTTCACAGTCACAGTCTCATTTCGGTAAAGATCTACTCTAGGTGAGCTCTGCAAGGATTGCATCCTCCTTTCCACTCACACCAGTTGTTTATCATGCTAACCCATTCAAGCAG comes from Papaver somniferum cultivar HN1 chromosome 7, ASM357369v1, whole genome shotgun sequence and encodes:
- the LOC113293402 gene encoding pentatricopeptide repeat-containing protein At1g05750, chloroplastic-like; translation: MSLGALSSCITRPPKNLVQRSSTHNRPLTTPNQNSVDKTNLVFPRKDKLIDPTVLWTSSIARRCRNGYLSEAATEFARMRIAGIETNQITFTTLLSACADFPSDKTLYFGALIHCYLYKLGMIKDNVMLGTAIVDTYSKCRHVDLSRMVFDEMTVKNSVSWNSMIDGYMRNGDVEDAIQLFGEMPYRDKISWTALIGGFVKRGHFEEALSWFREMQISGTEPDYVTIIAILTACANMGVLGLGIWIHRFALQRNLTNEVRVRNSLIDMYARCGCIDFAYQEFSKMEKRSRVSWNALIVGFAMNGRAEDALDHFSLMQKEGFEPDGVSFTGALTACSHAGLVDKGLQLYETMKKVHRISPRIEHFGCIVDLLSRAGRLEDAMQVIETMPMKPNEVVLGSLLAACRNHGDISLAERLMTFLVDLDPDTDWNYVLLSNIYAVVERWDGVGKIRNKMKSLGIKKKPGFSAIEIGCCYHEFVAGDKSHSQTRNIYSMLEQLSLGFSLFGNAPTTSLEEFSDIEFANQLN